ATGGGCCCGCTCGCCGACCGCATGTTCGCGACCCTGCAGGTCAGTCGCCGGTCGCTGGCGGGGCAGCACCAGGTGGTGGAGCTCACCGACGCGATCCGCGACCGGGCCGCCGAGGCGATGCGTACGGTCGACGACCCGGTCGACCTCGTCCTGGCGGGCGGTCTCGGCGCGGTCTGGCCGTTCGCCGCCGACACCCTCCAGGAGCACGCCCCGGTCTGGCAGAGCCGACGTCCGGAGCTCGACCTGGCCGTCGGCGCCACGTGGTGGCCGGCACTCGCCGCGCGGTTCGGCACGGACGCGCACCCGATCGAGGTCGCCCCGGCCCCCGCCGTCGAACAGCTTGCGGAGCCCGTGCGCGAGCCCGACGCTCCCGCGACCGAGGAACGACCGCCCTGGCTGAGGGACTGACTGTGGAGGACGGCTCGTGACCGACCAGCAGCTCGACCTGGTGACTCCCGGGACCATCGCCGAACGCGGCGAGGTCTCGGACGCGGCCGTCCCGCAGCTCCTGCTCTGGTTGCTCGAGCGCCGCTTCCTCACGGACTTCGAGCCGTCGCGGTGGCGGGTGTCCGGCACGCCCGACGACGCCGCGCGTCCGCTGCTCCGCGAGGTGCTCGGCCTGGCCCGACCGCAGCCCGGGCAGGACTGGCGCGGTGCGCTGGCGCACGCGCTGACCGCGAGCCACTGGAACGGTCACGCGGTCACCATGACCGTCCACGGTGACGGGACGCGGCACCGCGTCATGCTCGGCGGGCGGCGCCTCTCCGGTCGCGCACGTGGCGGCACCGACGACTTCCTCGCCGGGCAGGCGAGCGTCCTGCGTGCACACGTGCCAGGCCTGGTGCTCGGCGAGACGACACGCCTGGACGGCGACTCCGCACCCGACCTGTCGGCATTCCTGCACAGCGCACCCGCGCTCGCCGTCGTCACCGGAATCCCGTCACCGCGTTCCGGCGCGGGCGCCGCGGAGTTCCAGAGCCTCGACCGCCTGATCGGCGCCGTCGGCCGCGGCCGCTACGCCCTCAGTGTCGTGGCGGAACCGCTGTCCGCCGAGGATCTCGACGGCACGCTCGACCTGTGCCGCCGGCTGAAGGGCGAGATCCACTCCCAGGTCGGCGGCACGCGCACGACGCAGGAGAGCACTACCGACACCACGCCGGTGGGCGACGGGGACGCCTCCGACGCGCGCGACAAGTCCAAGTACCTGTACGCGATGGCGGTGTTCTGCGCCGCGTCCGGCGTCCTCGCTCCGCGGATCAGCCGACTGGTGCAGCCGGCCATGCTGGCGACGAACCTGCTGCCCCGTGACCGGCCCGCGCCGCAGCGTTCTCACGCGGAGCAGCGCGGGGAGTCGTCGAGCGTCAGCCTGCTCGACGCCGAGGCAGAGGCGTGCGAACGGCTGCTCGACCGGCACATCGACCGGCTCACCGCCGCGCGCAGCAACGGGTGGTGGCGCACGTCCGTCTACGTCGCGGCCGACGGCGAGGCCACGCTGGAGGCGGTCACCAGCGCATTGCGCAGCATCGGCAGTGGCGACAGCACCGCGCTCGACCCGCTGCGCGTCGTTCGTCCCGACCCGTGGACCGTACGGTCCGCGATGATCCGCGGGCAGGCCCTGCGGCTGCAGCCCACGTCCGACGACCTCGGCCACCCGCTCGGCGGCTCGTACGACACGCTCGGCACCTGCCTGACGTCCGACGAGCTCGCGGTGCTGATCAACCTTCCGCGCCGCGACGTCCCCGGCCTGCCGATGCGCGACGTCGGCGAGTTCGCGCTGTCGGCGCCCGCGGCCACCGACGCGAGCATTACCGTCGGCGCGCTGCAGGACTCCCTGGGCAACGACCTGCAGCCGGTCAGCCTCACCGCGGAGGCACTCAACCGCCACGTCTTCATCACCGGCATGACCGGCTACGGGAAGACCACGACCGCGCAGAACCTCCTCGTCGAGGCGTACCGCGAGCTCGAGGTGCCGTTCCTGGTGATCGAGCCCGCCAAGGCCGAGTACCGGCAGCTCGCCGACCATCCCGCACTGCGCGGACGGCTGCGCGTGCACGCCATCGGCTCCGACGCCGCCGCCCTGCCGTTGCGCCTCAACCCGTTCGTCCCGATCGAGGATGTGCCGCTCGCCCGCCACATCGACCTGCTCAAGGCCGTGTTCAACGCCGCCTTCCCGATGTTCGCGGGCATGTCGTACGTGCTCGAGGAGGCGATGCTGGAGATCTACACCGAACGCGGCTGGAACCTGTACACCTCGGCGAACGACGTGCTCGGGCCGACACCGAGCCCGGCAGACCTGAGCGCGCTGACCCCGTCCATCGGCGACCTCACCGGCAAGATCGAGGAGGTGCTGGAGTCGAAGCAGTACGCCCGCGAGGTGCACCAGAACATGGGCGCGGCGCTGCGGTCACGGCTGCAGAGCCTCATGGTCGGCACCAAGGGCATGGCGCTCGACACCCGCCGCACGATCCCGGCGCACGAGCTGTTCACCCAGCCGACCGTCATCGAGCTGCGCAACCTCGGCGACGACGAGGAGAAGTCGTTCGTGATGGCCGTGCTGCTCTGCCTGCTGTACGAGTACGCGGAGTCGCGCCAGCACGCGTCGAACCGGGTGAGCGGCGAGCGGCTGCAGCACCTCACGCTCGTCGAGGAGGCGCACCGGCTGCTGCGCGCGTCGAGGTCGCCGTCCGGGCCGGAGACCCCCGACGCGCAGGCGAAGGCGGTGACCATGTTCACCGACATGCTCGCGGAGATGCGGGCGTACGGCGAGGGCTTCATCATCGCTGACCAGATACCGACGAAGCTGGCGCCGGAGACCGTCAAGAACTCCAACGTCAAGATCCTGCACCGTCTGGTGTCACTCGACGACCGCGCCATCGTCGCCGGTGCCGTCAACCTCACCGAGGCGCAGAGCCGGCACCTCAGCACGCTGCCGCCGGGCGAGGCCGTCGTCCACGACGAGCGCATCGGCTCGGCCGTGCTCGTGCGCATGCGCCCTGCGCAAGGCGGTGACG
The window above is part of the Streptosporangiales bacterium genome. Proteins encoded here:
- a CDS encoding DUF87 domain-containing protein, which encodes MTDQQLDLVTPGTIAERGEVSDAAVPQLLLWLLERRFLTDFEPSRWRVSGTPDDAARPLLREVLGLARPQPGQDWRGALAHALTASHWNGHAVTMTVHGDGTRHRVMLGGRRLSGRARGGTDDFLAGQASVLRAHVPGLVLGETTRLDGDSAPDLSAFLHSAPALAVVTGIPSPRSGAGAAEFQSLDRLIGAVGRGRYALSVVAEPLSAEDLDGTLDLCRRLKGEIHSQVGGTRTTQESTTDTTPVGDGDASDARDKSKYLYAMAVFCAASGVLAPRISRLVQPAMLATNLLPRDRPAPQRSHAEQRGESSSVSLLDAEAEACERLLDRHIDRLTAARSNGWWRTSVYVAADGEATLEAVTSALRSIGSGDSTALDPLRVVRPDPWTVRSAMIRGQALRLQPTSDDLGHPLGGSYDTLGTCLTSDELAVLINLPRRDVPGLPMRDVGEFALSAPAATDASITVGALQDSLGNDLQPVSLTAEALNRHVFITGMTGYGKTTTAQNLLVEAYRELEVPFLVIEPAKAEYRQLADHPALRGRLRVHAIGSDAAALPLRLNPFVPIEDVPLARHIDLLKAVFNAAFPMFAGMSYVLEEAMLEIYTERGWNLYTSANDVLGPTPSPADLSALTPSIGDLTGKIEEVLESKQYAREVHQNMGAALRSRLQSLMVGTKGMALDTRRTIPAHELFTQPTVIELRNLGDDEEKSFVMAVLLCLLYEYAESRQHASNRVSGERLQHLTLVEEAHRLLRASRSPSGPETPDAQAKAVTMFTDMLAEMRAYGEGFIIADQIPTKLAPETVKNSNVKILHRLVSLDDRAIVAGAVNLTEAQSRHLSTLPPGEAVVHDERIGSAVLVRMRPAQGGDEPDTAAVTAPRPPDLSFLHRNGACRRCPAPCTFLHLTDVARGTEELDAALAPVFDTLLVSGPEQAWGAWKRWRTGWQPPALGERPAPATVTGVTYCGSSQSAHRWLQRLLSARGAAVGRRTLDARDRLRQDRASREIARLCIAWADATELGDEGRQRFTEVQQSLRALVGEQPPRELPGCADCPARCLVLPSVAPHLPDVGQAVAARATSDVSVDTRLRGLEKLAEERLPETYAQWASRGRASDLLYCLVTTATADGDAAVDAAPLLTALRGDETPASEN